CGGCGGCGCTATGGCAGGCGATGATCTCGCCTTCGGTCAGGCCGCCGGCGAGCGCCGCCTTGCGCGCGCGGCCGATGTCGAGGTCGCAGACGACGCGCGGCTCGATATGCGGGGCGCGTCGGGCTTGGCCGATGAAGCTCGCGCCGAACTCCCCGGCGCCGACCAGGGCGGCGGAGATCATACGATCGGGAGCGCTGGGCTTCAGCGCGAACAGGTTCTCGATATTCACTAGGGAAGCTTTCGTTTGGATGGGGCAGGGCGGGAGCCGTCAGACGGCCAGGCCCTCGATGGCGTAGATGCGGGCGGGGGCGCCGTCGGCGTTCGGGATGAGCAGCGGCGCCGCCGAGAACAGGTTGCGCGGCGCCTTCAGCTTGCTGGTGTTGACGACGTATTCGATCAGCGTGACGCCATGGCTGAGCAGGATGTGATGCGTCACATGTTCGGGCTTGGGCACTTCCTTGCCTTCGAGCAGCAGCCGGATCGGATAGTCCTGCGGGAAGTCGAAGGCGACGGCGGTCGGCTTGCGCTCCGCCAGCCACTGCGCCGCTTCCAGCGTCAGCCAGGGCGCCTCGGTCCAGAAGCTCTTGTCCTGATAGTCGCGTCGGTCGTTCCATTGGGTGGCGAGCAGCAGGATTTCGCCCTCGGCGCCGCCGGGATCGGCCGCAGCGAGATGCTCGGGGCCGATGGGTTCGTTGGCCGGCCGCCCGCTCAGGTCGAGCACGCGGCAGGGGCCGACCACCTGGCTGAGCGGTGTCGTCTCGATCGTCGGCGCGCCGGCGACGAAATGCGCGGCGGCGTCGACATGCGAGAAGCCATGGCAGGGGCCGTTGATCTTGGACACCCGGAACTGGTCGCCCGCGGCGATGTCGCCCTTGATCGAAAGCTCCACCGGCCAGCGGAAATGCGGCGCGATCGGCATGGAGAGGTCGACGATGTTCATGGCGATGTCCCGAACACGGAAGGGGATGCCGGTTGCCCGGCGGCTCCGTTCTAGGTGCCTGAATTCTTGTATGCAAGAATTTTTCGACAGCGAGCCGGGCGCGCGATATACAGGGAGCCATGGATAGCCCGGCCGATACGACCCCACTCGCAGCGCTTCTCGCCCAGTTGCCGCAGCCTCAGCCGGGGCGGCGCAAGGGCGCCCTGCATGGCAGCACGGTCGCGCAATTGCGCAATCTGATCGTCACGGGGGCGCTGGCGCCTGGCGCCAAGCTGAACGAGCGCGAACTCTGCCTGCAGCTCGGCGTCTCGCGCACGCCGGTTCGCGAGGCGATCAAGACGCTGACTCAGGATGGCCTGCTACGCGCGCTGCCGAACAAGTCGTCCGTCGTCGCCGAGCTCGATGTCGGCGAGATCGAGGCGCTGATCGACGTCGTCTCGACGATCGAGGGGCTGGCCGGGGAACTCGCCGCGGCCCGCGTCAGCGACGAGGCCGTCGCCGAGATCGGCATGCTGCACTACCGGATGCTGCTGCATCACACGCGCGACGAGCTGCCCGGCTATTTCGAGGCCAACAAGGCCTTCCATCGCCGCATCGTCGAGCTATCCGGCAATCCTGTCCTGCTTTGGATCTGGGAGCTGCTGGCGCTCAGGGTCGACCGTGCCCGGTATTCGTCGAATCTCTGGCCGAAGCGCTGGAAGATGGCGATCCAGGAGCACGAGCAGATCCTGGCGGCGCTCACCGCCGGCGATGCCGCGCTGGCGAGACATCGCTTGAGCGAGCATGTCCGCAACGGCCTATCAGGCCTTGTCGCGGCCCTGAAGGACAAGGCGGTCAGGCCGGACAGCGCCTGATTGCTGGTCAGTGCGGCGCCTGATCCGCCTCCGGCAGCACCTTGAGCACCGCGATCGCGTCGAGCTCGCTATGGCCCTGCGCGATCAGTATCCGGTAAAGCGTCGTCGCCTGCGCCACCATCGGCATGGCCAGATGCTGCTCGCGCCCGGCCTCCATCAGCATTTCGAGGTCCTTCAGCACCTGCCTGGCATAGCCCTTTGGTGCGAAGTCGCGCGCGACCATGCGCGGCATCATCGCCTGCAGCACCGCCGAATTGCCGAGGCCCGGCGCCAATGCCGCCGGGATCTTGTCGGCATCGACGCCATAGGCTTCGGCGAGCCGCAGCGATTCCGCCACCACGACGTAGTTGGTCAGGCACAGCGCCTGGTTGACCAGCTTGGTCGCCTGGCCGGCGCCGACCGCGCCCATATGGGTGAAGAGGCCGAGGCTCTCGGCCAGCGGCCGCACCGCCGCGATCGCCTCCGGCGTGCCGCCGGCCATGATCGCGAGCTTGCCTGCCTCCGCCGCGGGCGGGCCGCCCGAGACGGGCGCATCGATGAAGCCGATGCCAGCCTCCGCCAGCGCCGCCGCGAGCGCCTTGGTCACGCCGATCTCGGTGGTCGAGAAATCGATGACGATCGCGCCGGGTTGCGGCTTGGCCGAGAGGATGCCGCCTTCGCCGCTGATCACGGCCTGCACCGCCTTGGTGGTGGTCACCGCGATGCAGACCAGGTTGGCGCGCTCGGCGACCTCGGCCGGGGAGGCGGCGAGTACGACGCCTATCGCTTCCGCTTCCGCCCGGCGGGCCGGGTCGAGATCATAGCCGACGACCGTGCGGCCGGTCGCGATCAGGCGCTTGCAGAAGCCCGCGCCCATCAGCCCGAGACCGATGAAGCCGATGGTCTCGCTCATTTGCCCTGCCAGTTCGGCGTGCGCTTGCCGAGGAAGGCTTCCATGCCCTCGCGGAAATCGGCGCTGGTGTAGCAGAGGGTGACGAGGTCATCGCCGTCGATATCGGCGCTCGCCGCTGCCGTGAGTCGGCGCAGCGCCTCCTTGGTCGCGCGCATCGTCAGCGGCGCATGGCCGCGGATCGTTTCCGCCAGCTCC
This sequence is a window from Bosea vestrisii. Protein-coding genes within it:
- a CDS encoding NAD(P)-dependent oxidoreductase, translating into MSETIGFIGLGLMGAGFCKRLIATGRTVVGYDLDPARRAEAEAIGVVLAASPAEVAERANLVCIAVTTTKAVQAVISGEGGILSAKPQPGAIVIDFSTTEIGVTKALAAALAEAGIGFIDAPVSGGPPAAEAGKLAIMAGGTPEAIAAVRPLAESLGLFTHMGAVGAGQATKLVNQALCLTNYVVVAESLRLAEAYGVDADKIPAALAPGLGNSAVLQAMMPRMVARDFAPKGYARQVLKDLEMLMEAGREQHLAMPMVAQATTLYRILIAQGHSELDAIAVLKVLPEADQAPH
- a CDS encoding GntR family transcriptional regulator; its protein translation is MDSPADTTPLAALLAQLPQPQPGRRKGALHGSTVAQLRNLIVTGALAPGAKLNERELCLQLGVSRTPVREAIKTLTQDGLLRALPNKSSVVAELDVGEIEALIDVVSTIEGLAGELAAARVSDEAVAEIGMLHYRMLLHHTRDELPGYFEANKAFHRRIVELSGNPVLLWIWELLALRVDRARYSSNLWPKRWKMAIQEHEQILAALTAGDAALARHRLSEHVRNGLSGLVAALKDKAVRPDSA
- a CDS encoding cyclase family protein; the encoded protein is MNIVDLSMPIAPHFRWPVELSIKGDIAAGDQFRVSKINGPCHGFSHVDAAAHFVAGAPTIETTPLSQVVGPCRVLDLSGRPANEPIGPEHLAAADPGGAEGEILLLATQWNDRRDYQDKSFWTEAPWLTLEAAQWLAERKPTAVAFDFPQDYPIRLLLEGKEVPKPEHVTHHILLSHGVTLIEYVVNTSKLKAPRNLFSAAPLLIPNADGAPARIYAIEGLAV